A genome region from Oligoflexus sp. includes the following:
- the murC gene encoding UDP-N-acetylmuramate--L-alanine ligase produces the protein MKDDSPRLVHFIGIGGSGMRPLAEIALAQGYQVSGSDQNQTSSTDELVSRGARVTIGHRAEAIPEGPVRIVASTAIKGANPEVAEAQRLGLPILHRSEFLHELMSRFKPICISGTHGKTSTTAMVAFMLRELGLDPTAAIGGELVGTSSYSMSGSGPWFVAECDESDGSFLRYEPFLSIVTNIDLDHLDYYQDLEGLKRGFLTFVNKTHAEGWAIFGWDNHAAREVAHEFTGQRLTFGTRIGSEVRGLNFKSQGAVANYEAVVDKILIKGRAPVVGRHNLQNILCCLAVAKALDLDLQKAADALSRYPGVKRRFSLVADIDGVKIFDDYAHNPGKIQSCIEGAREAFPNERLIVIFQPHRYSRLETMYNETMASFAAADEVLIMPVYAAGESTDKDFSPSVLAEDLSRVSRVKAQPYSKETLNKLLQSPRRPTVLITVGAGDVSQLSQEWKDALHEQKTAQERTPR, from the coding sequence ATGAAAGACGATTCCCCAAGGCTTGTGCATTTTATCGGGATCGGTGGAAGTGGCATGCGCCCGCTCGCCGAAATTGCTCTGGCTCAAGGCTATCAGGTCAGCGGTTCCGATCAGAATCAGACGAGCAGTACGGATGAGCTTGTGTCCCGTGGAGCCCGTGTGACGATTGGCCATCGTGCGGAAGCCATACCGGAAGGTCCGGTTCGCATCGTGGCGTCCACCGCGATCAAAGGCGCCAACCCCGAAGTGGCCGAGGCGCAAAGACTGGGTTTACCGATTCTTCATCGTTCGGAATTTCTGCATGAGCTGATGAGTCGCTTTAAGCCCATCTGTATCAGCGGAACGCACGGCAAGACTTCCACGACGGCTATGGTCGCTTTCATGCTGCGCGAGCTGGGTCTGGATCCCACGGCCGCTATCGGCGGAGAACTCGTCGGAACCAGCAGCTATTCGATGAGCGGCTCAGGGCCATGGTTCGTCGCCGAATGCGATGAATCGGACGGCAGCTTTCTACGCTATGAGCCCTTCCTCAGCATCGTCACCAACATCGACCTCGACCATCTCGATTATTATCAGGATCTGGAAGGGCTGAAGCGCGGGTTTCTCACCTTTGTGAATAAAACCCATGCCGAAGGTTGGGCGATCTTCGGCTGGGATAATCACGCGGCGCGGGAGGTGGCTCACGAGTTCACCGGCCAGCGCCTCACCTTTGGGACGCGTATTGGCTCCGAGGTCCGCGGACTCAATTTCAAAAGCCAGGGTGCGGTTGCCAACTATGAAGCGGTCGTGGATAAAATTTTGATAAAGGGTCGCGCGCCCGTCGTCGGTCGCCATAACCTGCAGAACATCCTCTGCTGCCTGGCCGTTGCGAAGGCTCTTGACCTTGATTTGCAGAAAGCCGCGGACGCCCTTTCCCGCTATCCCGGAGTCAAACGTCGCTTTTCGCTGGTTGCCGATATTGATGGCGTCAAAATATTTGATGACTATGCCCACAACCCGGGAAAAATCCAGTCATGTATAGAAGGTGCGCGCGAGGCTTTTCCGAATGAGCGACTGATTGTTATCTTTCAGCCGCACCGATACTCGCGACTGGAAACTATGTATAATGAAACCATGGCTTCTTTTGCAGCGGCGGACGAAGTGCTCATCATGCCTGTGTATGCGGCCGGTGAGTCGACCGATAAGGACTTTTCCCCCAGTGTTCTGGCGGAAGATCTGAGTCGCGTGAGTCGCGTGAAAGCCCAGCCTTATAGCAAGGAAACCCTCAATAAACTTTTGCAAAGCCCGCGTCGGCCCACCGTCCTCATTACGGTTGGTGCCGGCGACGTTTCGCAGTTGAGCCAGGAATGGAAGGACGCTCTCCATGAGCAAAAAACGGCGCAAGAAAGGACTCCTCGATAG
- the ftsA gene encoding cell division protein FtsA: MQSKQLFALDLGTTKFCLAALIWGSGVPKLELVEVPADGMHRGMVSDFSKAERCIKDLIEKAEKQLNVLIDKVIVGVAGSHLRSTIVEHALTIPHQPVQTRHLKRLLEEVESKSETPFRELLHCVPIAYRIDSREETSNPVGFTASSLSGRTFVIDADKDYLRDIIRVCNANGLEVMRLFSEPFASASVCVADEAKQLGMAIADIGGGTTDGVIFQNGKPVKAFTINIAGSMMTRDIAVGLNVSLQEAEQLKHTYGLKYYDTPKELRHQLDPMAKKVFIVLGSRIHELGAHLANDLLEFRGQLGAGILLTGGGSQVIGIDRFLADRFKVQVKVAPPQLSVDQMGLGVHTTRHATALGLLNLELGRRVSAQQMNGSWSRRYLDQFVNWIRELS, encoded by the coding sequence GTGCAATCCAAGCAACTTTTTGCCCTCGATCTTGGGACAACGAAATTTTGCCTCGCCGCTTTGATCTGGGGATCGGGTGTGCCGAAGCTTGAGCTGGTCGAGGTTCCCGCCGACGGCATGCATCGGGGCATGGTATCCGATTTTTCCAAAGCGGAACGCTGCATCAAAGACCTCATCGAAAAAGCTGAGAAGCAGCTTAACGTCCTTATAGATAAAGTGATCGTCGGCGTGGCCGGCAGCCACCTCCGCAGCACTATCGTCGAGCACGCTCTGACAATCCCCCACCAGCCTGTGCAGACGCGGCATCTGAAGCGTCTTCTTGAGGAAGTGGAGAGCAAATCGGAAACACCGTTTCGCGAACTCTTGCACTGCGTGCCCATCGCCTACCGCATTGACTCGCGCGAGGAAACCAGCAATCCTGTAGGATTCACGGCCTCCAGTCTGAGCGGTCGCACCTTCGTCATCGATGCGGACAAGGACTATCTCCGCGACATCATCCGCGTCTGCAACGCCAACGGCCTTGAAGTAATGCGTCTCTTTTCAGAGCCATTTGCCTCGGCATCCGTCTGCGTCGCCGATGAAGCGAAGCAGCTCGGGATGGCCATTGCAGATATCGGCGGCGGCACCACGGACGGAGTCATCTTTCAGAACGGCAAACCCGTCAAGGCCTTTACCATCAATATCGCCGGTTCCATGATGACCCGTGATATCGCGGTGGGTTTGAATGTCAGCCTTCAGGAAGCCGAACAGCTGAAGCATACCTATGGGCTGAAATACTACGATACTCCGAAGGAACTCCGGCATCAGCTTGATCCAATGGCCAAGAAGGTTTTTATTGTGCTCGGCTCGCGCATTCATGAACTGGGTGCGCATCTGGCCAATGATCTTCTGGAATTCCGGGGACAACTGGGGGCCGGCATTCTTCTGACCGGCGGTGGTTCCCAGGTGATTGGCATCGACCGCTTCCTGGCGGACCGCTTCAAAGTTCAGGTAAAAGTCGCCCCACCCCAGCTATCGGTGGATCAGATGGGGCTCGGCGTTCATACCACGCGTCACGCCACGGCATTGGGCCTCCTTAACTTGGAGCTTGGTCGCCGTGTGAGTGCGCAGCAGATGAACGGTTCATGGTCGCGGCGCTATCTGGATCAGTTCGTGAATTGGATTCGCGAGCTGTCCTGA
- the ftsZ gene encoding cell division protein FtsZ — MALDSDHFVPPTANIKVIGIGGGGGNAINTMIRTNIEGVTFIAANTDVQSLRFSLAERKIQIGKELTRGLGAGADPDIGRDAMLEDRAAITEALQGAHMVFITAGMGGGTGTGGAAIAAQIAREMGALTVAVVTKPFAFEGKRRMKYAEEGIKRLEESVDTLITIPNQRLLEIASPDLSMIDAFRMADNVLVNAVKGISDIINIPGQVNVDFADVKTVMSSMGLALMGIGTAEGPDRAEEAARRAINSPLLEDVSIEGATGILINITAGESVSIHEVNKACSIIQEAAHEDANIIFGAVIDENVGAMMRVTVIATGFPSRDLEHIRDSNSHRNRRPGFMKPAPLGLSMSTTPIRTPEPVRAPVEPRREAAPAPAARPAASMASPARPVMPAVSAPVPAPAPYVAAPVQEPKVMDEGPSLEESLARLTMEGSSSEFTAMELKPQDRDLRIEGASAAAVGHLNNESLESFDDPELFAKDESAPALVSLSEEMDRKIDEALKIAEQLSKAPHRPQDDEDLDIPSFLRKSSKDLSLS, encoded by the coding sequence ATGGCTCTTGACTCGGATCATTTTGTCCCTCCAACAGCGAACATCAAAGTCATCGGCATCGGCGGCGGTGGCGGGAATGCAATCAACACCATGATTCGCACCAATATCGAAGGGGTTACGTTCATCGCGGCCAATACCGATGTCCAGTCCCTCCGTTTTTCTTTGGCCGAAAGGAAAATTCAGATCGGCAAGGAACTCACCCGCGGCCTGGGCGCTGGCGCTGATCCGGATATCGGTCGCGACGCGATGCTCGAAGACCGCGCGGCGATTACGGAAGCTCTGCAGGGTGCGCACATGGTCTTCATCACTGCCGGCATGGGCGGCGGTACGGGAACCGGCGGCGCTGCGATCGCTGCGCAAATAGCCCGTGAAATGGGTGCTTTGACGGTCGCCGTGGTCACCAAGCCCTTCGCTTTCGAAGGCAAAAGACGCATGAAATACGCCGAGGAAGGCATCAAGCGTCTGGAAGAAAGCGTGGACACCCTGATCACGATTCCCAACCAGCGTCTGCTTGAAATCGCCAGTCCTGATCTGAGCATGATTGATGCGTTCCGCATGGCCGACAACGTGCTTGTGAATGCTGTGAAAGGCATCTCCGACATCATCAATATCCCAGGCCAGGTGAATGTTGACTTTGCCGATGTGAAGACGGTCATGTCCTCGATGGGCCTTGCGCTCATGGGCATCGGCACAGCCGAAGGTCCCGATCGTGCCGAGGAAGCCGCGCGTCGTGCCATCAACTCGCCTCTTCTGGAAGACGTCAGCATCGAAGGCGCGACCGGCATTCTGATCAATATCACGGCCGGTGAGAGCGTTTCGATTCATGAAGTCAACAAAGCCTGCTCGATCATCCAGGAAGCCGCCCATGAAGATGCCAATATCATCTTCGGTGCTGTGATTGATGAGAACGTGGGCGCGATGATGCGTGTGACCGTGATCGCCACCGGCTTTCCCAGCCGCGATCTGGAGCACATCCGCGATAGCAACTCGCACAGAAATCGCCGTCCTGGCTTTATGAAGCCGGCTCCTCTCGGATTGAGCATGAGCACGACTCCCATCCGCACTCCAGAGCCTGTTCGCGCTCCGGTGGAACCCCGTCGTGAAGCGGCCCCTGCACCAGCAGCCCGTCCGGCTGCAAGCATGGCAAGTCCTGCGCGTCCTGTCATGCCAGCGGTTTCAGCGCCTGTACCGGCACCTGCTCCCTATGTGGCAGCGCCCGTTCAGGAACCCAAGGTCATGGATGAAGGCCCTTCCCTGGAAGAAAGCCTTGCGCGTCTGACCATGGAAGGGAGCTCCAGCGAATTCACGGCGATGGAATTGAAGCCTCAGGACCGTGATCTTCGCATCGAAGGCGCATCCGCTGCGGCCGTTGGTCATCTGAATAATGAGTCGCTCGAATCCTTTGATGATCCTGAACTCTTTGCCAAGGACGAGTCGGCTCCAGCCCTTGTGTCCCTGAGCGAAGAGATGGATCGTAAAATTGATGAAGCTCTGAAGATCGCGGAGCAGTTGAGCAAGGCCCCGCACCGTCCTCAGGATGATGAAGATCTCGATATTCCTTCATTCCTCAGAAAATCCTCGAAGGACCTCTCGCTGTCCTGA
- a CDS encoding NAD(P)H-binding protein, translating into MTRKNQGSAPVKSAATVLVSGSAGFIGRHLLRRLSEKSKASIGLYRAHLPEPMAHALPVFGDLLRIEHLPPALDGIETVVHLAWNQSFRSRMEDALWGNEETVMTSRNLEMLRNLIQAMEEAGTRRIIFVSALGASRTAESLYLQEKYQAELMILNSKIPEKIILRSALAFGDLKYKDRLVTAIERLMRFPWFYPVPKSKEKLAPLHVSDLSEILEKLIDLPLPEEAQILEVTGQQEFALEEVFRIVSQGIGKGTHIPLKGFLGEALTPLFERLRKDAAPSGPHMRDLLTIGNRRDKATTINSPLQQNLPTGSHRFQDAMQQGQPQLLQ; encoded by the coding sequence GTGACCAGGAAAAACCAGGGCTCCGCTCCCGTGAAATCCGCCGCCACAGTTCTTGTTTCCGGTTCCGCCGGCTTTATCGGCCGCCATCTGCTCCGCCGTTTATCCGAAAAAAGCAAGGCTTCAATCGGCCTTTATCGTGCGCATCTGCCCGAGCCCATGGCTCATGCTCTGCCGGTCTTCGGCGATCTTCTGCGTATCGAGCATCTGCCTCCCGCACTCGATGGCATTGAAACGGTCGTGCATCTCGCGTGGAATCAGAGTTTTCGTTCGCGCATGGAGGACGCCCTTTGGGGGAATGAGGAAACGGTGATGACCAGCCGTAACCTTGAAATGCTGCGCAATCTGATCCAGGCCATGGAAGAGGCCGGCACCCGCCGCATTATCTTTGTCAGCGCACTCGGGGCCTCCCGCACGGCGGAATCCCTTTATCTGCAGGAAAAGTATCAGGCCGAGCTGATGATCCTGAATTCAAAAATACCTGAAAAAATCATCCTGCGCTCCGCACTGGCCTTCGGTGATTTGAAATACAAGGACCGTCTGGTCACCGCTATCGAACGCCTGATGCGCTTTCCCTGGTTTTATCCCGTCCCAAAATCCAAGGAAAAACTCGCGCCGCTGCATGTCAGCGACCTGAGCGAGATTCTCGAAAAGCTGATCGATCTTCCCCTGCCGGAAGAGGCGCAGATTCTTGAAGTGACCGGTCAGCAGGAATTCGCCCTGGAGGAAGTCTTCCGCATCGTTTCGCAGGGGATAGGGAAGGGGACGCATATTCCTTTGAAAGGCTTTTTGGGCGAGGCATTGACACCTCTTTTTGAAAGGTTAAGAAAGGACGCAGCACCCAGCGGACCTCATATGCGTGATCTGCTGACCATCGGCAACCGCCGCGATAAGGCCACGACCATCAACAGCCCCTTGCAGCAGAATCTTCCGACGGGATCGCATCGCTTTCAGGATGCCATGCAGCAGGGTCAACCCCAGCTTCTTCAATGA
- a CDS encoding transposase — MVLTYRYRLKDGNQRSQLKRLSGQVNFVWNFSNEVMRENWRRSRKYTTRNDLHVLTKGASQELDINSQTIQAVAYECLLRTQKSKKRVRFRTSRKNLGWIPFNGQTVKFCGNFINYNGFKFRFWDHRKLPEGCRIKSGSFAEDSRGRWYLNLNIEVADDVVMLPLAPNLDIGIDPGTRTVLTTSDGEKFERENLTRDYEDLLRRRGFKQASPNQNGKKHFGCKLASNIHIPSI, encoded by the coding sequence ATGGTTTTAACTTACCGCTACAGACTCAAGGACGGCAATCAAAGAAGCCAGCTCAAACGGCTTTCGGGCCAAGTGAACTTCGTCTGGAACTTCTCAAACGAAGTTATGCGCGAAAACTGGCGCCGGTCACGGAAATACACGACCAGGAATGATCTGCATGTTTTGACCAAAGGTGCCTCTCAAGAGCTTGATATTAACTCGCAGACTATTCAGGCCGTCGCCTATGAATGTCTGCTAAGAACACAAAAGTCAAAGAAGCGGGTTCGCTTCCGCACGAGTCGCAAGAACCTAGGTTGGATTCCTTTCAATGGCCAGACTGTGAAGTTTTGTGGTAACTTTATCAACTACAACGGATTTAAGTTTCGTTTTTGGGATCACCGCAAGCTTCCTGAAGGATGTAGGATCAAAAGTGGATCATTCGCTGAAGATTCGCGGGGCCGTTGGTATCTTAATCTGAATATCGAAGTTGCAGATGACGTTGTGATGCTACCTTTGGCTCCCAACTTGGATATTGGGATCGATCCCGGTACGAGGACGGTGCTGACGACGTCTGACGGTGAAAAATTCGAACGTGAAAACTTAACACGCGACTACGAAGATCTACTTAGGCGACGCGGATTCAAGCAAGCTAGCCCGAACCAGAATGGCAAAAAGCATTTTGGATGCAAGCTGGCATCAAATATACACATTCCTTCAATATAA
- a CDS encoding zinc ribbon domain-containing protein encodes MAKSILDASWHQIYTFLQYKSLRRGGIVLKVSEKFSTVTCSSCLSRCGPSGLSGLSIREWTCQICGAVHDRDINSAVYILRSGRGTLSEKTNSHKGSSGYNAMSV; translated from the coding sequence ATGGCAAAAAGCATTTTGGATGCAAGCTGGCATCAAATATACACATTCCTTCAATATAAGTCCCTAAGGCGTGGAGGAATCGTGCTCAAAGTGAGCGAAAAATTCTCGACTGTCACTTGCTCAAGCTGCCTTTCAAGATGTGGCCCGAGTGGACTAAGTGGGTTGAGTATAAGAGAGTGGACCTGTCAGATTTGTGGAGCGGTACATGATCGCGACATAAACTCTGCCGTATACATTCTCCGTTCCGGGCGTGGAACGCTGAGTGAGAAAACAAATTCTCACAAGGGAAGCTCCGGCTATAACGCGATGAGCGTTTAA
- a CDS encoding glycosyltransferase family 1 protein, giving the protein MSGRSKADPGVILWDGFGLQSLYSGVGRHAWELLQALKRQAVSPRIIPSVPALDAPFLPNILPKTIGWPQSRIKPWALFWLGQWTQNFLREHEGIAIVHGLSNYNVPTLKSSKLRKVLTVHDLIPILQKEEVSAALGLYLRYQLPRAVAAADAIICVSHWTEHTLHEFYPASHGKTVMIPNGWPHPREKNLKNKGSELLTISRHESYKRLDLIPKVLRHLPPQVRWTVVTDEGGLDALKADADSRLILKTRISEHEMQDLHAAADLYVHPSRLEGFCLPAAASISHGVPVIFTRGSGIDEVVGEAGMGLLPGDDARRWSAAIEELLSSTDRAGLCRARNTAAMSWDDVAARTRALYGDVLNG; this is encoded by the coding sequence ATGAGCGGCAGGTCCAAAGCTGATCCTGGAGTCATCCTCTGGGATGGCTTTGGCCTGCAGTCTCTTTACTCCGGCGTCGGCCGGCATGCCTGGGAACTCCTTCAGGCCCTGAAGCGACAGGCCGTGTCACCCCGCATCATTCCTTCCGTTCCTGCACTCGACGCCCCATTTCTTCCGAATATTTTGCCGAAAACCATAGGTTGGCCGCAGTCGCGGATCAAGCCCTGGGCCTTGTTTTGGTTGGGACAGTGGACGCAAAACTTTCTGCGTGAACATGAAGGCATTGCCATCGTTCATGGCCTGAGCAACTATAATGTGCCGACTCTGAAATCCTCGAAACTGAGGAAGGTCCTTACGGTTCACGATCTGATTCCCATCCTGCAAAAGGAAGAAGTATCGGCAGCTTTGGGACTTTATCTTCGCTATCAATTGCCCCGTGCGGTCGCGGCCGCTGATGCGATCATCTGTGTTTCGCATTGGACCGAGCACACGCTTCATGAATTTTATCCTGCGAGCCACGGCAAGACCGTGATGATTCCGAATGGATGGCCTCATCCGCGGGAAAAAAACCTGAAAAACAAGGGTTCTGAGCTACTCACGATCAGTCGCCATGAATCCTATAAGCGTCTCGACCTTATTCCAAAGGTCCTGCGCCATCTCCCGCCGCAGGTGCGATGGACTGTCGTCACCGATGAAGGTGGGCTTGATGCGCTGAAAGCCGATGCCGATTCCCGCCTGATCCTGAAAACGCGCATCAGCGAGCATGAAATGCAGGATCTGCATGCAGCCGCTGACCTTTACGTACATCCCAGCCGCCTTGAAGGTTTCTGCCTTCCGGCTGCAGCCAGTATCAGCCATGGTGTTCCGGTGATCTTCACCCGTGGCAGCGGTATTGATGAAGTCGTTGGCGAGGCCGGCATGGGTCTTTTACCTGGGGATGACGCGCGCCGATGGTCCGCCGCCATCGAGGAGCTGTTGTCCAGCACCGACAGAGCCGGGCTCTGCAGGGCCCGCAATACTGCGGCCATGAGTTGGGATGATGTCGCTGCCAGGACCCGCGCGCTTTATGGTGACGTCCTCAACGGTTAA
- the atpC gene encoding ATP synthase F1 subunit epsilon: MAANFDLKVLSPSRAVATVKASAVTLPGTLGYMTILPDHAGMVAELDQGEVTITTADNAVERFFIAGGYVEVESNRVTLLADVIERAGEIDVARAQTARKRAAERLANIGPDTDLERANRALRRADQRIQMSQSTLKH; this comes from the coding sequence ATGGCTGCTAATTTTGACCTCAAAGTCCTGTCTCCCAGCCGCGCCGTGGCCACGGTCAAGGCGTCTGCTGTGACTCTGCCTGGTACCCTTGGGTACATGACGATCCTTCCGGATCATGCAGGCATGGTTGCGGAATTGGATCAGGGTGAAGTGACGATCACGACAGCGGACAACGCCGTGGAGCGATTCTTTATCGCCGGCGGATACGTTGAAGTCGAAAGCAACCGCGTGACCTTGTTGGCTGACGTTATCGAACGTGCCGGTGAGATCGATGTGGCTCGCGCGCAGACGGCCAGAAAGCGCGCTGCGGAACGTCTTGCGAACATTGGACCGGACACCGATCTGGAGCGTGCCAACCGCGCTCTGAGACGAGCGGATCAACGGATCCAAATGTCCCAGTCGACCTTGAAGCATTGA
- the atpD gene encoding F0F1 ATP synthase subunit beta, whose product MQAGTIVQVMGPVVDVEFPIGSLPPIYNALKLSNPLISKDADNLVLEVAQHLGQGVVRTIAMDTTEGLTRGLSVRDTGDQITVPVGRGALGRILNVIGDPIDEAGPVKTEKRYPIHRAAPIFTQLATQAEILETGIKVVDLIAPYAKGGKIGLFGGAGVGKTVLIQELINNVAIQHGGFSVFAGVGERTREGNDLFHEMKDAGVIDKTALVFGQMNEPPGARARVALSALSLAEYFRDEENQDVLLFVDNIFRFTQAGSEVSALLGRIPSAVGYQPTLASEMGELQERITTTKNGSITSVQAVYVPADDYTDPAPATTFAHLDASTVLSRPIAELGIYPAVDPLGSNSRMLDPQIVGDEHYNTARRVQQILQRYKELLDIIAILGMDELSEEDKLIVARARKVQRFMSQPFFVAEQFTSNPGKYVKLEDTIKGFKGICDGQYDHIPEQAFLYVGTIEEVVEKAKKFQ is encoded by the coding sequence ATGCAAGCGGGAACTATCGTACAGGTCATGGGACCAGTCGTTGACGTCGAGTTTCCTATCGGCTCACTGCCTCCCATCTATAATGCTTTGAAATTGTCGAACCCACTGATCAGCAAGGATGCCGACAACCTCGTTCTGGAAGTCGCGCAGCACTTGGGTCAGGGCGTGGTTCGGACGATCGCTATGGATACAACCGAAGGTCTGACGCGCGGTCTGTCCGTAAGAGACACCGGTGACCAGATCACCGTTCCTGTCGGCCGCGGCGCTCTGGGCCGTATTTTGAACGTGATCGGCGATCCCATTGACGAAGCCGGTCCTGTGAAAACTGAGAAGCGTTACCCCATTCATCGGGCCGCTCCCATCTTCACCCAGCTCGCCACGCAGGCCGAAATCCTGGAAACAGGCATCAAGGTTGTGGACTTGATCGCTCCTTACGCCAAAGGCGGTAAGATCGGTCTTTTCGGTGGCGCCGGCGTAGGCAAGACCGTTTTGATCCAGGAGCTGATTAACAACGTTGCTATCCAGCACGGTGGTTTCTCGGTGTTTGCCGGTGTGGGCGAGCGTACCCGTGAAGGTAACGACTTGTTCCATGAAATGAAAGACGCGGGCGTTATCGACAAGACAGCCCTGGTATTCGGCCAGATGAATGAGCCGCCTGGAGCCCGTGCACGCGTGGCTTTGTCGGCACTCTCCCTCGCTGAATATTTCCGTGACGAAGAAAATCAGGACGTACTTCTCTTCGTCGACAACATCTTCCGCTTTACCCAGGCGGGTTCGGAAGTATCCGCTCTCCTCGGCCGTATCCCTTCTGCTGTGGGTTACCAGCCGACACTCGCCTCGGAAATGGGCGAGCTGCAGGAGCGTATTACCACGACCAAGAACGGTTCGATTACATCGGTGCAGGCCGTTTACGTACCTGCGGATGACTATACCGACCCGGCTCCAGCCACGACCTTTGCTCACTTGGATGCGTCGACAGTATTGTCCCGCCCCATCGCCGAGCTCGGTATCTATCCTGCTGTGGATCCACTGGGATCGAACTCGCGTATGCTTGACCCGCAAATCGTCGGTGACGAGCACTACAACACAGCCCGTCGCGTTCAGCAGATTCTGCAGCGCTACAAGGAACTTCTCGACATCATCGCCATCCTTGGTATGGACGAGCTGTCGGAAGAAGATAAGCTGATCGTGGCCCGCGCCCGTAAAGTGCAGCGTTTCATGAGCCAGCCGTTCTTCGTTGCGGAGCAGTTTACCAGTAACCCTGGTAAGTATGTGAAGCTGGAAGACACCATCAAGGGCTTCAAAGGCATCTGTGATGGCCAGTACGATCATATCCCCGAGCAGGCTTTCCTCTACGTGGGTACGATTGAAGAAGTTGTCGAAAAAGCCAAGAAATTCCAATAA
- the atpG gene encoding ATP synthase F1 subunit gamma: protein MANLKDIKRRIGSVKSTQKITNAMKLVSAAKFARASHAVDAARPYAKALDHMVEKLLMGQSDLNSPLLRQGEEKRSLVLVLATDRGLCGGLNANLFKAVSGFLKEKTQAGVAVDVYACGRRAISFARKTNLTIVGREEKVLEKVNVEVARRLVREMEKLFTSGAYDRIYIAYPFYKSALDQAPTIDQLLPVRMKRATEGDNLRTYAIVEPGLDQLLDKLLERKIVSYLLAALLSGTASEHGARMTAMDSATNNAKEVIRKLTLQYNRARQAAITKELIEIISGAEALH, encoded by the coding sequence ATGGCTAACCTCAAGGATATCAAGCGTCGGATCGGAAGCGTGAAGAGTACGCAGAAGATCACCAACGCGATGAAACTGGTTTCTGCAGCAAAGTTTGCGCGAGCCAGCCATGCGGTTGACGCTGCCAGACCCTATGCAAAAGCCCTCGATCATATGGTCGAAAAGCTTTTGATGGGCCAAAGCGATCTGAATTCGCCCTTGCTCCGGCAGGGTGAGGAGAAGCGCTCTCTGGTCCTGGTTCTGGCAACCGATCGCGGCCTTTGCGGGGGTTTGAACGCAAACCTTTTCAAAGCTGTCTCGGGTTTCCTGAAAGAAAAAACCCAGGCCGGCGTCGCTGTCGACGTCTACGCCTGCGGCAGACGCGCAATTTCATTCGCCAGAAAGACCAATCTTACGATTGTCGGCCGGGAAGAAAAAGTCCTGGAAAAAGTGAATGTTGAAGTGGCCCGTCGGTTGGTGCGTGAAATGGAAAAGCTCTTCACGAGCGGCGCCTATGATCGCATCTATATCGCTTATCCGTTCTATAAATCGGCTCTCGATCAGGCTCCGACCATCGATCAGCTTCTGCCTGTGCGCATGAAGCGGGCAACCGAAGGCGACAACCTTCGCACCTATGCGATCGTGGAACCGGGTCTGGATCAGCTGCTGGATAAACTGCTCGAACGCAAGATCGTCAGTTACCTGCTCGCAGCACTCTTGAGCGGAACAGCGTCCGAACACGGCGCTCGTATGACGGCGATGGATTCAGCCACCAACAACGCCAAGGAAGTGATTCGCAAGTTGACCTTGCAGTACAACCGAGCGCGTCAGGCGGCGATTACCAAAGAGCTGATCGAAATTATCAGCGGCGCCGAAGCCCTTCACTAA